One genomic region from bacterium encodes:
- a CDS encoding alpha-L-rhamnosidase C-terminal domain-containing protein, translating to MKIDPFVLSEPCVIDPAYSVKECRPDKTGLSLWSEKSGGPLWLYTPGNLEAWLLDRTRREAFTTCVNIYHPGRYRTVQPTLYARRRFTLASVPASVPCTLYFNGSLYLKTDSRVVLLTNTSGEPQKFTLDLAPYLVPGENTIQIRVVANGGPPTFLLAAPSLQSDQDWKVSVDDLKWHAPRCFPFEGDRRFPHQETLPELPVVLDVDEDGLYDAGLQLLARVAVSAQGEGPIAVYVGESKVEALNPCDDVREQVVPVLPVAGEGEFRSETKLAFRYLRLGHTPGVQITSAQALASVYPTRYQGAFACSDQRLTSIWMHAAYTLRACMQLVFVDGLKRDRLPWVGDLFVCNLGNYQSFFETPISEYSLSALMGEDPEEADINGTITYSLFWIMAARDHALHCGDSAFLQSLLPYCGKLMAAIRKKTDNRCLLPSDRFSWIYVDWADVHTGGVCSFLNFLHVMALDAAADLHRAVGHETAASEFARQADELRTTCRAFFWDSGRKLFLDNVEPEKTDVHFGRQCNALAVLSGVCTLEQRPDVLRNVLLNKAVAPVGTPYMMFFEARALAACGEHEAMLAMIRDYWGSMLDAGASTFWEAHEVAIPEPERYAFYGRPFAKSLCHAWSSGPLPLLSAELFGLRPLKCGWAEFTLKPAVSGLEWACAEVPTPQGPIRVQIAGQRLSVTFPQGTLLVLGDGKTDQRHPGPAELEFTTGFSTR from the coding sequence ATGAAAATAGATCCGTTTGTGTTATCTGAACCCTGTGTGATAGATCCGGCCTATTCAGTCAAGGAGTGTCGTCCGGACAAAACGGGGCTGAGTCTTTGGTCTGAGAAGAGCGGGGGACCGCTCTGGCTCTATACGCCGGGGAATCTTGAGGCGTGGCTGTTGGACCGTACGCGGCGTGAGGCCTTTACAACCTGTGTAAATATTTATCATCCGGGACGGTATCGAACGGTCCAACCCACCCTCTATGCCCGCCGGAGATTCACGTTGGCATCCGTGCCGGCCTCGGTTCCCTGTACCCTGTATTTCAATGGCAGTCTCTATCTGAAGACCGATTCCCGGGTTGTGTTGCTGACGAACACCTCCGGGGAACCGCAGAAATTCACGCTGGACCTGGCGCCGTATCTGGTGCCGGGCGAGAACACTATCCAAATCCGTGTGGTCGCCAATGGGGGCCCGCCCACGTTCCTGCTTGCGGCGCCGTCTCTTCAATCTGATCAGGATTGGAAGGTCAGCGTGGATGATTTGAAGTGGCACGCTCCGCGGTGTTTTCCGTTTGAGGGTGACCGCCGCTTTCCTCATCAGGAAACACTGCCTGAACTGCCTGTGGTGTTGGATGTGGATGAAGACGGACTCTATGATGCCGGCCTCCAATTACTCGCCCGGGTTGCCGTGAGCGCCCAAGGCGAGGGGCCCATAGCGGTCTATGTCGGGGAGAGTAAGGTCGAGGCCTTGAATCCGTGCGATGACGTCCGGGAGCAGGTCGTGCCAGTGTTGCCGGTTGCGGGCGAAGGCGAATTCAGGAGCGAAACGAAACTGGCATTCCGGTATCTGCGATTGGGCCATACTCCCGGCGTCCAGATCACGTCAGCCCAGGCCTTGGCCTCCGTTTATCCCACACGCTATCAAGGCGCTTTCGCCTGCTCAGATCAACGCCTGACGTCCATCTGGATGCATGCGGCCTATACGCTACGCGCCTGCATGCAGTTGGTTTTCGTGGATGGCTTGAAGCGCGACCGGTTACCCTGGGTGGGGGATCTGTTTGTCTGTAATCTGGGTAACTATCAATCCTTTTTCGAGACGCCCATCTCCGAATATTCGCTCTCCGCACTAATGGGGGAAGATCCGGAAGAGGCCGATATCAACGGCACGATCACCTACAGTCTTTTCTGGATCATGGCGGCCCGTGACCATGCCCTGCATTGTGGTGATAGCGCCTTCCTGCAGAGCCTGCTGCCCTATTGCGGCAAACTGATGGCGGCGATCAGGAAAAAGACGGATAACCGGTGCCTGTTGCCTTCGGACCGGTTTAGCTGGATTTACGTGGACTGGGCGGATGTGCATACCGGAGGGGTTTGCTCGTTCCTCAATTTCCTGCATGTGATGGCCCTGGACGCCGCTGCGGATCTGCACCGTGCAGTCGGCCATGAAACGGCGGCCAGTGAGTTTGCCCGGCAGGCGGATGAGCTCAGGACTACCTGTCGCGCGTTCTTCTGGGATTCCGGCCGGAAGCTCTTTCTGGATAATGTCGAACCGGAGAAAACGGACGTGCATTTTGGACGTCAATGCAACGCGCTGGCCGTTCTTTCGGGTGTGTGTACCCTTGAACAGCGGCCGGATGTTCTTCGCAATGTTTTGTTGAACAAGGCGGTGGCTCCGGTCGGTACCCCCTACATGATGTTTTTTGAGGCGCGTGCGTTAGCGGCATGTGGGGAGCATGAGGCCATGCTGGCGATGATCCGCGATTATTGGGGCAGCATGCTGGACGCGGGGGCGTCCACGTTCTGGGAGGCTCATGAGGTGGCAATCCCTGAGCCGGAGCGCTATGCCTTTTACGGCCGGCCTTTTGCCAAGAGCCTGTGTCACGCCTGGAGCAGCGGTCCGTTGCCGCTCCTCTCGGCGGAGTTGTTCGGCTTGCGTCCGCTCAAGTGCGGCTGGGCGGAATTTACCCTGAAGCCGGCTGTATCCGGACTTGAATGGGCCTGTGCCGAAGTCCCGACGCCTCAGGGTCCGATCCGGGTTCAGATCGCAGGACAACGACTTTCCGTCACATTCCCGCAGGGAACGCTTCTTGTACTGGGGGACGGGAAGACGGATCAACGACACCCGGGCCCCGCCGAACTTGAATTTACGACCGGCTTCAGTACACGTTAA
- a CDS encoding LacI family DNA-binding transcriptional regulator — protein MKSSENSKKNIASSAPLRQYVRPSMRMVAEKAGVAMATVSGILSNRSDCYASEETRQRVKAMCLELGYRPSIMARALHGKPTATVGLLVPYIHSAEIVAREMASFERGANAQGSMVILTSSQNDPAQEDRMLIELVDRYVDGIAIYPTEQGSHQELRRLVMRGFPIVTFDAAERLPFKTDDVSACQFEGGCMQARHLLDIGRRRACVITSSGNIYVNTRKLAGLEQTLAKAGCPPVKRMEIPIVDDRGGYRNETPDTLRHLLGECDALVAPGDLLALTALHMALNLGIRVPADLAIIGYNDMSFVNLTNPPLTTIHDPAEEMGSQAFELLQQRINGTAGNKPRRIEIMPTLHIRGSTVAV, from the coding sequence ATGAAATCTTCCGAGAATTCCAAAAAGAATATTGCATCCAGCGCACCGCTCCGTCAGTACGTTCGCCCCTCCATGCGCATGGTCGCTGAAAAAGCCGGAGTGGCCATGGCCACCGTATCAGGCATCCTCAGCAATCGTTCTGACTGCTACGCATCCGAAGAAACCCGGCAGCGCGTCAAAGCCATGTGCCTCGAACTTGGTTATCGTCCATCCATCATGGCGCGCGCCCTGCATGGCAAACCGACGGCTACCGTGGGGCTCTTAGTACCCTACATTCACTCCGCCGAGATTGTCGCTCGCGAGATGGCCAGTTTTGAGAGGGGTGCCAACGCCCAAGGCTCCATGGTAATACTGACCTCCTCGCAAAACGATCCGGCCCAGGAAGATCGCATGCTCATCGAACTGGTGGATCGTTATGTGGATGGCATCGCCATCTACCCGACGGAACAGGGATCCCATCAAGAACTTCGGCGCCTGGTCATGCGCGGCTTCCCCATTGTGACCTTCGATGCCGCCGAGCGCTTGCCCTTCAAAACCGACGATGTGAGCGCCTGCCAGTTTGAGGGTGGGTGCATGCAGGCTCGACACCTTCTGGATATTGGACGGCGCAGGGCCTGCGTCATAACCAGCTCCGGGAATATCTACGTGAACACGCGAAAGCTCGCCGGACTGGAGCAGACGCTCGCCAAGGCCGGCTGTCCACCTGTCAAACGAATGGAAATCCCCATTGTGGACGATCGCGGGGGTTACCGCAACGAGACGCCGGATACCCTGCGCCACCTTCTTGGCGAGTGCGATGCGCTGGTCGCACCCGGCGACCTGCTGGCGCTGACAGCCCTGCACATGGCGCTTAACCTGGGGATACGGGTCCCCGCCGATCTTGCGATCATCGGGTACAATGACATGTCCTTTGTCAATCTCACGAATCCACCGCTGACCACCATTCACGATCCCGCTGAAGAAATGGGAAGCCAGGCCTTCGAGCTTCTCCAACAACGCATCAATGGAACCGCCGGCAACAAACCGCGCAGGATCGAAATCATGCCGACGCTTCACATCCGCGGTTCCACTGTAGCAGTCTGA